In Oryza sativa Japonica Group chromosome 3, ASM3414082v1, one DNA window encodes the following:
- the LOC4334157 gene encoding PLASMODESMATA CALLOSE-BINDING PROTEIN 2 — MAATAPRLLLMALMAATLAGRSEGAWCICRQDMPDSTLQKTLDYACGDGADCKPIQQSGACFSPDTVKAHCSYAVNSFYQRNNQNSQACVFSGTATLVTTDPSSNGCMYPASASAAGTGTPTSGTGGSTGVDGPPGMGLGPSSFNDNSGASLLPEVGTAMWILILACSIMVLNFS, encoded by the exons ATGGCGGCGACCGCGCCTCGTCTCCTCCTGATGGCTCTCAtggccgccaccctcgccggcCGGTCAG AGGGGGCGTGGTGCATTTGCAGGCAGGACATGCCGGACAGCACGCTGCAGAAGACGCTGGACTACGcgtgcggcgacggcgccgactGCAAGCCCATCCAGCAGAGCGGCGCCTGCTTCAGCCCGGACACCGTCAAGGCCCACTGTTCCTACGCCGTCAACAGCTTCTACCAGCGCAACAACCAGAACTCCCAGGCCTGCGTCTTCTCTGGCACCGCCACCCTCGTCACCACCGACCCAA GCTCCAACGGCTGCATGTACCCTGCCTCTGCTAG CGCTGCTGGGACGGGCACACCGACAAGCGGCACCGGGGGCAGCACTGGCGTGGACGGCCCTCCTGGAATGGGGCTAGGTCCTTCAAGCTTCAACGACAACAGTGGCGCCAGCCTCCTCCCGGAGGTCGGAACGGCGATGTGGATACTGATCCTCGCTTGCTCAATCATGGTTCTGAACTTTAGTTAG
- the LOC4334154 gene encoding large ribosomal subunit protein uL13w — protein sequence MVSGSGVCAPRVVVDARHHMLGRLASIIAKELLNGQRVVVVRCEEICMSGGLVRQKMKYLRFLRKRMNTKPSHGPIHFRSPAKILWRTVRGMIPHKTKRGEAALARLKAYEGVPPPYDRTKRMVIPDALKVLRLQPGHKYCLLGQLSKEVGWNYYDTIRELEEKRKEKAKVAYDRRKQLAKLRVKAEKAAEEKLGPQLEILAPIKY from the exons ATGGTGTCCGGCTCCGGCGTGTGCGCGCCGCGCGTGGTGGTGGACGCGCGCCACCACATGCTCGGCCGCCTGGCCTCCATCATCGCCAAGGAGCTCCTCAACGGGCAGCGCGTGGTGGTCGTCCGCTGCGAGGAGATCTGCATGTCCGGCGGCCTCGTCCGCCAGAAGATGAAGTACCTCCGCTTCCTCCGCAAGAGGATGAACACCAAGCCCTCCCATGGCCCCATCCACTTCCGCTCCCCCGCCAAGATCCTCTGGCGCACCGTCCGCGG CATGATCCCGCACAAGACCaagaggggagaggcggcgctggCAAGGCTGAAGGCGTACGAGGGCGTGCCGCCGCCGTACGACAGGACCAAGCGCATGGTCATCCCCGACGCGCTCAA GGTTCTGAGGCTGCAGCCTGGGCACAAGTACTGCCTCCTCGGCCAGCTCTCCAAGGAGGTTGGCTGGAACTACTATGACACCATCAGG GAGCttgaggagaagaggaaggagaaggccaAGGTTGCCTATGACAGGAGGAAGCAACTGGCGAAGCTGCGTGTCAAGGCTGAGAAGGCAGCCGAGGAGAAGCTGGGTCCTCAGCTGGAGATTCTTGCTCCGATCAAATACTGA
- the LOC4334158 gene encoding protein CANDIDATE G-PROTEIN COUPLED RECEPTOR 2: MRRWLAEGVMELAVGAPESNSSFSSSPSGATPSSGGPMWWVSGCHGTVYSLAVMLPSLAFVGFLAWQARRSFRRLSYGRSHVVVVAYYALLWAVAVLNLLWCFLQAWQCMPDRAFSWNVLSLFTKSGMLFLEVSLIAFLLQGNETSGFESLARTFVISGAVVAADVLLKTIYVFGFGVSLFIDVDQGTGGKWGLWFLHKLVLTGVYGLIVFMYHSRWRDRLPAKPAYYNYVCAMLLLNGISLFGCFLVATGAGFGLWLYNLTSVCYHSLYLPLLYVTFLADFFQEEDMLLENVYYSEMKDAGFFDADWD, from the exons ATGCGGAGGTGGCTGGCGGAGGGGGTCATGGAGCTGGCGGTGGGGGCGCCGGAGTCGaactcctccttctcctcctccccctcgggCGCGACGCCGTCGTCGGGGGGCCCGATGTGGTGGGTGTCGGGGTGCCACGGGACGGTGTACAGCCTGGCGGTGATGCTCCCGTCGTTGGCGTTCGTCGGGTTCCTGGCGTGGCAGGCGCGCCGGAGCTTCCGCCGCCTCAGCTACGGCCGctcccacgtcgtcgtcgtcgcctacTACGCGCTCCTCtgggccgtcgccgtcctcaacCTCCTCTGGTGCTTCCTGCAG GCGTGGCAATGTATGCCTGATAGGGCGTTCTCATGGAATGTGCTGTCTCTGTTTACCAAATCAGGGATGTTATTCTTGGAAGTTAGTCTCATAGCATTTCTGCTTCAAGGAAACGAAACCAGTGGTTTTGAATCTTTGGCACGTACGTTTGTTATCTCTGGAGCTGTAGTTGCTGCTGATGTATTGCTCAAG actatatatgtttttggGTTTGGTGTCTCTTTGTTCATTGATGTTGACCAAGGAACTGGTGGGAAGTGGGGCCTATGGTTTCTACACAAATTGGTGCTTACTGGTGTCTATGGCCTGATTGTGTTCATGTATCACTCAAGGTGGAGAGACAGGTTACCTG CAAAACCAGCATATTATAACTATGTCTGTGCGATGTTACTACTGAATGGCATATCACTGTTTGGATGTTTCCTTGTTGCAACTGGAGCTGGATTTGGTTTATG GTTGTACAATCTCACCAGTGTATGTTATCATTCTCTTTACCTTCCACTTCTCTATGTGACTTTCCTAGCAGACTTTTTCCAG GAGGAAGATATGCTCCTAGAGAACGTCTACTACTCAGAGATGAAAGACGCTGGGTTCTTTGATGCTGACTGGGATTGA
- the LOC4334156 gene encoding LRR receptor-like serine/threonine-protein kinase RPK2, which produces MVAARRSAASSSFFLLLLVLAVRVRASSDRVQERDRSALLELRGAAGLLGRWPTGSAVADHCSWPGVTCDASRRVVAVAVAAPPASGSSELAGELSPAVGLLTELRELSLPSRGLRGEIPAEIWRLEKLEVVNLAGNSLHGALPLAFPPRMRVLDLASNRLHGEIQGTLSDCKSLMRLNLSGNRLTGSVPGVLGSLPKLKLLDLSRNLLTGRIPSELGDCRELRSLQLFSNLLEGSIPPEIGRLRRLQVLDISSNRLNGPVPMELGNCMDLSVLVLTSQFDAVNLSEFNMFIGGIPESVTALPKLRMLWAPRAGFEGNIPSNWGRCHSLEMVNLAENLLSGVIPRELGQCSNLKFLNLSSNKLSGSIDNGLCPHCIAVFDVSRNELSGTIPACANKGCTPQLLDDMPSRYPSFFMSKALAQPSSGYCKSGNCSVVYHNFANNNLGGHLTSLPFSADRFGNKILYAFHVDYNNFTGSLHEILLAQCNNVEGLIVSFRDNKISGGLTEEMSTKCSAIRALDLAGNRITGVMPGNIGLLSALVKMDISRNLLEGQIPSSFKELKSLKFLSLAENNLSGTIPSCLGKLRSLEVLDLSSNSLSGKIPRNLVTLTYLTSLLLNNNKLSGNIPDIAPSASLSIFNISFNNLSGPLPLNMHSLACNSIQGNPSLQPCGLSTLANTVMKARSLAEGDVPPSDSATVDSGGGFSKIEIASITSASAIVAVLLALIILYIYTRKCASRQSRRSIRRREVTVFVDIGAPLTYETVVRATGSFNASNCIGSGGFGATYKAEIAPGVLVAIKRLAIGRFQGIQQFQAEVKTLGRCRHPNLVTLIGYHLSDSEMFLIYNFLPGGNLERFIQERAKRPIDWRMLHKIALDIARALGFLHDSCVPRILHRDVKPSNILLDNEYNAYLSDFGLARLLGNSETHATTGVAGTFGYVAPEYAMTCRVSDKADVYSYGVVLLELISDKKALDPSFSPYGNGFNIVAWACMLLQKGRAREFFIEGLWDVAPHDDLVEILHLGIKCTVDSLSSRPTMKQVVRRLKELRPPSY; this is translated from the coding sequence ATGGTGGCGGCTCGCCGGagcgcggcctcctcctccttcttcctcctcctgctggTGCTCGCCGTCCGCGTCCGCGCCTCTTCCGACCGTGTCCAAGAACGGGACAGATCGGCGCTCCTCGAGCTCCGGGGCGCCGCCGGGCTGCTGGGGCGGTGGCCGACGGGCTCCGCCGTCGCTGACCACTGCTCCTGGCCCGGGGTGACCTGCGATGCGAGTCGccgggtcgtcgccgtcgccgtcgccgcgcccccTGCCTCGGGGAGctcggagctcgccggcgagctttCCCCGGcggtggggctcctcaccgagCTGAGGGAGCTCTCCTTACCCTCGCGCGGCCTTCGCGGCGAGATCCCCGCGGAGATCTGGAGGCTGGAGAAGCTCGAGGTGGTCAACCTCGCGGGGAACTCCCTCCATGGCGCGCTTCCTCTCGCCTTCCCGCCGCGGATGAGGGTGCTTGACCTCGCCTCCAACCGTCTGCATGGTGAGATTCAGGGCACTCTCTCGGACTGCAAGAGCTTGATGAGGTTGAACCTTTCCGGCAACCGCCTCACCGGCTCGGTGCCGGGTGTTCTTGGCAGCTTGCCCAAGTTGAAGCTGCTTGACTTGTCCCGGAACCTTCTTACCGGAAGAATTCCCTCAGAATTGGGGGATTGTCGGGAGCTCCGCTCCCTGCAGCTGTTCTCCAATTTGCTGGAAGGTTCAATTCCACCAGAGATTGGAAGGTTGAGGAGGTTGCAGGTTTTGGACATATCGAGTAACCGATTGAACGGTCCGGTTCCAATGGAACTAGGGAATTGCATGGATTTGTCGGTACTCGTATTGACGAGCCAGTTTGATGCTGTGAATTTATCTGAGTTCAATATGTTTATAGGAGGAATTCCGGAAAGTGTGACAGCTTTGCCAAAGCTTCGGATGCTATGGGCGCCAAGGGCAGGTTTTGAAGGGAACATTCCGAGCAATTGGGGAAGGTGTCATAGTTTGGAAATGGTTAACCTTGCGGAGAACTTACTCTCTGGAGTGATTCCAAGGGAGctagggcagtgcagtaaccTCAAGTTTCTCAACCTCAGCTCGAATAAATTGTCCGGTTCTATTGATAACGGTCTTTGTCCGCATTGTATTGCTGTTTTTGATGTCAGCAGAAATGAACTATCCGGCACAATTCCAGCATGTGCTAACAAAGGTTGCACACCCCAGCTTTTGGATGACATGCCATCTCGTTATCCGTCATTCTTCATGTCCAAAGCTCTAGCACAGCCATCATCGGGGTATTGCAAATCAGGAAATTGTTCTGTTGTATACCATAATTTTGCAAATAACAATCTTGGAGGCCACCTTACATCATTGCCATTTAGTGCAGACCGATTTGGGAACAAGATATTGTATGCTTTTCATGTTGATTACAATAACTTCACAGGATCTTTGCATGAAATTTTGCTGGCACAGTGTAATAATGTGGAGGGGTTGATTGTCAGTTTCCGGGACAACAAGATATCTGGTGGGCTCACAGAAGAAATGAGTACAAAATGCAGTGCTATCAGAGCATTGGATCTTGCTGGCAATCGAATAACAGGAGTGATGCCTGGTAACATTGGTTTGTTGAGTGCTCTTGTCAAGATGGACATCAGTAGGAATTTGCTTGAGGGTCAAATTCCTTCCAGTTTCAAAGAGCTTAAGAGCTTGAAATTTCTGTCATTAGCTGAGAATAATCTCAGTGGCACCATACCATCCTGTTTGGGTAAGTTGAGATCACTGGAGGTTTTGGATCTCTCGTCTAACTCCCTATCTGGAAAGATCCCTAGGAATCTTGTGACACTGACATATCTTACTTCACTTTTGCTGAACAATAATAAGCTTTCCGGAAACATTCCTGATATTGCCCCATCAGCATCACTATCCATTTTTAACATTTCATTCAATAACTTGTCTGGCCCATTGCCTTTGAATATGCACTCATTGGCATGCAACAGTATTCAGGGAAATCCATCCCTCCAGCCTTGTGGGTTGTCTACACTTGCAAATACAGTAATGAAGGCCCGATCACTCGCAGAAGGAGATGTTCCACCATCAGATAGTGCAACTGTTGATAGTGGTGGCGGCTTCAGCAAAATAGAGATTGCCTCAATTACATCAGCATCAGCTATTGTTGCAGTTCTCTTGGCTCTGATTATCCTATATATTTACACACGGAAATGTGCATCAAGACAGTCAAGACGTTCAATCAGGAGAAGGGAAGTGACTGTTTTTGTGGATATTGGTGCTCCATTGACGTATGAGACTGTTGTACGTGCTACGGGGAGTTTTAATGCAAGCAATTGTATTGGAAGTGGTGGCTTTGGAGCAACATACAAAGCTGAGATTGCACCTGGAGTTCTGGTGGCGATAAAGAGGCTTGCGATTGGAAGGTTCCAAGGTATTCAGCAATTCCAAGCAGAGGTAAAAACTCTTGGGAGGTGCCGCCATCCCAATCTTGTGACACTCATAGGATACCATCTCAGTGATTCAGAGATGTTtcttatatataattttcttcCTGGTGGTAATTTGGAAAGATTTATACAAGAAAGGGCTAAGAGACCTATTGACTGGAGAATGCTTCACAAAATTGCTCTAGATATTGCACGTGCACTTGGATTCCTTCATGATAGCTGTGTCCCACGCATTCTGCACCGAGACGTGAAACCAAGCAACATTTTACTTGATAATGAATACAATGCATACCTTTCTGATTTTGGATTAGCAAGACTACTCGGGAATTCAGAAACACACGCAACAACTGGTGTAGCAGGTACTTTTGGATATGTTGCTCCAGAGTATGCCATGACATGTCGTGTTTCTGATAAGGCAGATGTGTACAGCTATGGAGTTGTACTTCTTGAGCTTATTTCAGACAAGAAAGCACTGGACCCTTCTTTTTCTCCATATGGAAATGGCTTCAACATTGTTGCCTGGGCTTGCATGCTTCTGCAGAAGGGTCGAGCCCGTGAGTTCTTCATAGAAGGTCTGTGGGATGTGGCCCCACATGATGACTTAGTTGAGATTCTTCACCTCGGTATCAAGTGTACCGTCGACTCTCTTTCATCCAGGCCCACAATGAAGCAAGTTGTTCGACGACTAAAGGAACTCAGACCGCCTTCTTACTAG